In the Staphylococcus condimenti genome, one interval contains:
- a CDS encoding thioredoxin family protein, with product MSTSKEERTDITQNFDKDKHLIFGYTPMCGTCKVSERMLDIANEILQLPITKADLNFHADFSEQYQIQSVPVLLVMSKDEEIKRIYAFQSVPYLLENLK from the coding sequence ATGAGTACGAGTAAAGAAGAACGGACAGATATTACGCAAAATTTCGATAAAGATAAACATCTTATTTTTGGATATACTCCTATGTGCGGAACTTGTAAGGTTTCAGAACGTATGTTAGATATTGCGAATGAAATTTTACAGTTGCCTATTACAAAAGCTGATTTGAATTTTCATGCGGATTTTAGCGAGCAATATCAAATTCAATCGGTTCCTGTTCTATTGGTGATGTCAAAAGATGAAGAAATAAAGCGTATTTATGCATTTCAGTCTGTTCCATATTTATTAGAAAATTTAAAATAG
- a CDS encoding toprim domain-containing protein: MALLDKVIVVEGKTDKKRVQEVINEPVQIMCTHGTMGIDKLDDMIESLYERPVFILVDADKEGNRIRQWFKHYLSESEHIFVDKTYCEVARCPRPYLARVLRKYGFEVKEEAPVKGLVYR, translated from the coding sequence ATGGCATTGTTAGATAAAGTAATCGTTGTTGAAGGTAAGACAGATAAAAAGCGTGTTCAAGAGGTGATAAATGAGCCTGTTCAAATCATGTGTACACACGGGACAATGGGGATTGATAAGTTGGATGATATGATTGAATCTCTATATGAACGCCCAGTCTTTATCCTTGTGGATGCTGATAAAGAAGGTAATCGCATCCGACAATGGTTTAAACACTATCTTTCAGAAAGCGAGCACATCTTTGTAGATAAAACATACTGCGAAGTAGCACGCTGTCCTAGACCTTATCTTGCCAGAGTGCTTAGAAAATACGGATTTGAAGTAAAAGAAGAAGCTCCTGTGAAAGGATTAGTTTATAGATGA
- the gcvH gene encoding glycine cleavage system protein GcvH, with protein MAVPEELKYSKEHEWVKVEGDTVTIGITEYAQGELGDIVFVELPETEDDIEEGESFGSVESVKTVSELYAPVSGSVVEINEELEDSPEFVNESPYEKAWMVKVKLNDESQLDDLLSADQYKEMIGE; from the coding sequence GTGGCAGTGCCAGAGGAATTAAAATATTCAAAAGAACATGAATGGGTAAAAGTTGAGGGCGATACAGTAACAATCGGTATCACTGAATATGCGCAAGGAGAACTTGGCGATATCGTATTCGTAGAATTACCAGAAACAGAAGACGATATTGAAGAAGGCGAATCTTTCGGTAGCGTAGAATCAGTTAAAACTGTATCTGAATTATATGCACCTGTATCAGGTTCTGTTGTAGAAATTAATGAAGAATTAGAAGACAGCCCTGAATTCGTTAATGAATCACCATACGAAAAAGCTTGGATGGTGAAAGTGAAATTAAATGATGAAAGCCAATTAGATGACTTATTATCAGCTGATCAATATAAAGAAATGATTGGTGAATAA
- a CDS encoding arsenate reductase family protein — translation MIRFYQYQNCTTCKKAAKFLDEYGVSYEPIDIVELNPNKRELQDIIDKTGVEIDKLFNKRGGKYRELGLKDRLNDLSDDEKLDLLASDGMLVKRPLAVSGDKITLGFNEKEYKETWVN, via the coding sequence GTGATTAGATTTTATCAGTATCAAAATTGTACAACATGTAAGAAAGCTGCCAAATTTTTAGATGAATATGGTGTAAGCTATGAACCAATCGACATTGTGGAGCTTAATCCCAATAAAAGAGAATTACAAGACATTATTGATAAGACAGGCGTTGAGATTGATAAATTATTCAATAAACGCGGAGGTAAATACCGTGAATTAGGTCTTAAAGATCGTTTGAATGATTTATCAGACGACGAAAAGCTGGATTTATTGGCTTCAGACGGAATGTTGGTTAAACGTCCGCTAGCAGTTTCAGGTGACAAAATTACACTTGGTTTCAACGAAAAAGAGTACAAAGAAACTTGGGTGAATTAG
- a CDS encoding thioredoxin family protein has product MEAIKTREDFDKIIQSAEPVIIKFEAGWCPDCRAMDMWIDPIVKKYDKYKWYSVNRDELEEVAQENEVMGIPSLLVFQYGDKLAHLHSANAKSPEQVESFLSETFNK; this is encoded by the coding sequence ATGGAAGCTATTAAAACACGAGAAGATTTCGATAAAATTATTCAAAGTGCAGAACCTGTGATTATTAAATTCGAAGCAGGTTGGTGTCCTGACTGCCGTGCTATGGATATGTGGATTGACCCTATTGTCAAAAAATACGATAAGTACAAATGGTATTCAGTTAACCGTGATGAACTTGAAGAAGTAGCACAAGAAAATGAAGTAATGGGTATCCCTAGCTTATTAGTTTTCCAATACGGAGACAAACTTGCACATTTACATTCTGCAAATGCTAAATCTCCTGAACAAGTAGAATCTTTCTTAAGTGAAACATTCAACAAATAA
- a CDS encoding nitroreductase family protein, protein MELKDAITSRRSVKIFDHDMHIDDEALYEALKLSTDAPNHGMREPWRIVHVSKERLGDMSRSVSRFAFRNEPEKQQSHYDAVTKLGGLLVMIVKRDPRQKENLENHLAFGTYAQNLMLLLYEAGIGTCWKSPEYIFSPKVRKVLGVQADEDLVGFLYLTDLKGKIPPKKPRHTENFISEY, encoded by the coding sequence GTGGAATTAAAAGATGCAATTACTTCAAGACGCAGTGTAAAAATATTTGACCATGATATGCATATAGATGATGAAGCATTGTATGAAGCACTTAAACTTTCTACAGATGCACCGAATCATGGTATGAGGGAACCTTGGAGAATTGTGCATGTTTCTAAAGAACGACTAGGAGATATGAGCCGTTCAGTTTCTCGCTTTGCTTTCAGAAATGAACCTGAGAAACAGCAAAGTCATTATGACGCTGTAACAAAACTTGGCGGATTATTAGTTATGATAGTTAAAAGAGATCCTAGACAAAAAGAAAATCTTGAAAATCATTTAGCATTTGGAACATATGCACAAAATCTCATGCTTTTATTATATGAAGCCGGAATTGGAACATGTTGGAAGTCACCTGAGTATATCTTTTCTCCTAAAGTAAGAAAAGTATTAGGTGTACAAGCTGATGAAGATTTAGTTGGCTTTTTATATCTAACAGATTTAAAAGGAAAAATTCCTCCGAAAAAACCACGTCACACTGAAAACTTTATTTCAGAATATTAA
- the aroD gene encoding type I 3-dehydroquinate dehydratase: MSEVDIAVTIAPKEEITEQLKKDLVKEQSSIDIIELRIDQRESFEIADLENLFKTLKDLQLDAEILVTYRTTVQGGKGQKNGNAYYEFLQDLIQIQGYDMVDIEWDEAQTEILLQLVAQAQSAGLKVVLSQHDFEKTPNLEALKFLYFKMNKIGADILKIAVMPNEKQDVLNLLEALATASESIEAKTVGISMSQLGLVSRTAQGVFGGTISYGCLGVPQAPGQIPVNQLKELLNIYKTNK, translated from the coding sequence ATGAGTGAAGTAGATATTGCAGTGACAATAGCTCCTAAAGAGGAGATTACTGAACAACTAAAAAAAGATTTAGTAAAGGAACAAAGTAGTATCGATATTATTGAATTACGTATAGATCAACGTGAATCTTTTGAAATAGCTGATTTAGAAAACTTATTTAAGACATTAAAGGATTTGCAATTAGATGCCGAAATATTAGTGACTTATCGTACAACAGTGCAAGGCGGTAAAGGACAAAAAAATGGAAATGCTTATTATGAATTCTTACAAGATCTCATACAAATTCAAGGGTATGACATGGTAGATATTGAGTGGGATGAAGCACAAACTGAAATATTATTGCAATTAGTTGCACAAGCACAATCTGCAGGGTTAAAAGTAGTGCTTTCACAACATGATTTTGAAAAAACACCTAACTTAGAAGCTTTAAAATTCTTATATTTCAAGATGAATAAAATAGGTGCTGATATCTTAAAAATTGCAGTAATGCCGAACGAAAAACAAGATGTTTTAAATTTGTTAGAAGCACTTGCTACTGCGTCAGAAAGTATAGAAGCGAAAACAGTAGGCATATCTATGTCTCAATTAGGATTGGTTTCAAGAACTGCGCAAGGTGTATTTGGCGGAACAATTTCATATGGTTGTTTAGGAGTCCCGCAAGCACCTGGTCAAATTCCTGTCAACCAGTTAAAAGAACTTTTGAATATATACAAAACAAACAAATAA
- a CDS encoding GNAT family N-acetyltransferase yields the protein MKEIRLLTQSDLEDVYRLFKEASQDRRNIYTWAIYDESNISKEYFAHLIDENNTIQYLFGVFHNGVLVGALTLFHPIIVGTKHKSIIENMYVKDIDHLDEQLLNSVVEFCQEMNIEKILAPVASNNIGAMVFYSEYGFSKAGFETNSRKYGDHYIDEHWLIYPIKKVTN from the coding sequence ATGAAAGAGATACGCTTATTAACACAAAGCGATTTAGAAGATGTATACAGACTCTTCAAAGAGGCGTCACAAGATAGAAGAAATATTTACACTTGGGCCATTTATGATGAAAGTAATATTTCTAAAGAATATTTTGCACACTTAATTGATGAAAATAATACAATCCAATACCTGTTCGGAGTTTTTCATAATGGCGTCTTAGTAGGTGCTCTTACTTTATTCCATCCTATTATTGTTGGAACGAAACATAAGAGCATCATTGAAAATATGTATGTTAAAGATATCGATCACTTAGATGAGCAGTTATTGAACTCAGTCGTTGAATTTTGTCAGGAAATGAATATAGAAAAGATATTAGCCCCAGTAGCTTCTAATAACATTGGCGCAATGGTATTTTATAGTGAATATGGGTTTTCAAAAGCAGGTTTTGAAACAAATTCACGGAAATATGGAGATCATTATATAGATGAACATTGGTTGATTTATCCAATAAAAAAAGTTACAAATTAA
- a CDS encoding DUF1398 family protein yields the protein MKFTKLDLKQVLESEVSTADFPETLKKLRGCDVTKYVYNVKKGVYTFNDQDGDEISIKGNSTSILIPRHVDKSTFNEFLQASRAGEFTFDEFSNRAASLGIASWIVDLTNFEITYYNKAGAVVKTIELSAF from the coding sequence TTGAAATTCACAAAACTGGATTTAAAACAAGTTTTAGAGAGTGAGGTATCTACTGCTGATTTTCCAGAAACTTTAAAAAAGTTACGAGGATGCGATGTCACTAAATATGTTTATAATGTTAAAAAAGGTGTCTATACTTTCAATGATCAGGATGGAGATGAAATCAGCATTAAAGGAAACAGTACTTCGATATTAATTCCTCGACACGTTGACAAGTCTACCTTTAACGAGTTTTTGCAAGCTTCACGTGCTGGAGAATTTACTTTCGATGAGTTTAGTAATCGTGCAGCATCTTTAGGTATCGCTTCTTGGATAGTTGATTTAACTAATTTTGAAATCACCTATTATAATAAAGCAGGTGCTGTTGTTAAAACTATTGAATTATCTGCATTTTAA
- a CDS encoding YozE family protein, translating to MSFYKFILTFMEDDTPFGQLADYIMNDHNFPKEETNVQNIYDYVHEHYMENHLLESANRAMSIYENN from the coding sequence ATGTCATTTTATAAATTTATTCTCACATTTATGGAAGATGATACGCCGTTTGGTCAATTAGCTGATTACATTATGAATGATCACAATTTTCCAAAAGAAGAGACTAACGTTCAAAACATTTACGATTACGTACATGAGCATTATATGGAAAATCATCTTTTAGAATCGGCCAATAGAGCAATGAGTATATATGAAAATAATTGA
- a CDS encoding cupin: MKKITGTGKTGPIYQSDNQTIVNIVFKAGESLPTHSSPSCVVVVPVKGTIQFKGENFDERIAPGSLVRIDPNEKHSLEALTDAELMVIKSELA, encoded by the coding sequence ATGAAAAAAATAACAGGAACAGGGAAAACAGGTCCGATTTATCAATCAGATAATCAAACAATTGTAAATATTGTATTTAAAGCAGGAGAATCACTTCCAACACATTCATCTCCGAGTTGTGTGGTTGTTGTTCCTGTCAAAGGAACAATCCAGTTCAAAGGCGAAAATTTCGATGAAAGAATTGCACCTGGTTCATTGGTGAGAATAGATCCGAATGAAAAGCATAGCTTAGAAGCATTAACAGATGCAGAATTAATGGTTATAAAATCTGAATTAGCATAA
- a CDS encoding TPM domain-containing protein gives MIKRIIGWIAVMFVGLLLVGQSVSASEKFPPLEKPVFVQDHADIVSQKDKDDIVKKGQKLQDGTDADILVMTMKSIGHTPREDYAYEAGRHYKVGDQKHNRGIVILVNLDNDNENNNRGVQVAVGDGLEGVLNDAKVGRLIDEKFSPYAKKAVEADNKAESKQYYSQGITNLYNAIWDEIAKAYGYDGKNFKEDTPKETDQSGSNGFLESFGAIFVIIIIILIIITRNGGGGPPRGGGRRRDDSGMWWIGPGSGGFGNGSSGGGYNGGSFGGGGGFSGGGAGRGF, from the coding sequence ATGATTAAACGCATAATCGGCTGGATAGCTGTTATGTTTGTTGGGTTGTTGTTGGTAGGACAAAGTGTTTCAGCATCAGAAAAATTCCCGCCACTCGAAAAACCTGTTTTTGTACAAGATCACGCTGACATTGTTTCGCAAAAAGATAAAGACGATATAGTTAAAAAGGGACAAAAACTTCAGGATGGTACTGATGCAGATATCTTAGTCATGACAATGAAATCAATTGGACATACACCTAGAGAAGACTACGCGTATGAAGCAGGCCGACATTACAAAGTCGGAGATCAAAAGCACAATAGAGGTATTGTAATACTAGTTAACTTGGATAATGACAATGAAAATAATAATAGAGGTGTTCAGGTTGCTGTAGGAGATGGTTTAGAAGGTGTACTTAATGATGCCAAAGTTGGTCGATTAATCGACGAAAAATTTTCTCCTTATGCTAAAAAAGCAGTAGAAGCTGATAATAAAGCAGAAAGTAAGCAATATTATAGCCAAGGTATTACAAATCTCTATAATGCGATTTGGGATGAAATCGCAAAAGCATACGGTTACGACGGTAAAAACTTTAAAGAAGACACGCCTAAAGAAACTGATCAATCAGGAAGCAATGGTTTCTTAGAATCATTTGGAGCTATTTTTGTTATTATTATCATTATTTTAATTATAATAACTAGAAATGGCGGTGGCGGTCCTCCTAGAGGGGGCGGCAGAAGACGAGATGATTCTGGCATGTGGTGGATTGGTCCAGGTTCTGGCGGATTTGGAAATGGTTCATCAGGTGGCGGCTACAACGGAGGAAGCTTCGGCGGCGGAGGAGGCTTCTCAGGTGGAGGCGCTGGCAGAGGTTTTTAA
- a CDS encoding LemA family protein has protein sequence MKKTLTPIIIIGIVIVIIGAMMIGPYNKLVGLDEDTDKALSNIDNQLQRRVDLIPNLVNTVKGYTKHEEDVFKQVSEARSKLAGANTPKEKAEANDEVNSSLSRLLAISEKYPDLKADKQFTGLRDELAGTENRIAVSRKDYNDSVNEYNQAIRHFPTTIVAKIFGFDKKEYFKADKGAEKAPKVDFGTDSSQ, from the coding sequence TTGAAGAAAACACTTACCCCGATTATTATTATTGGTATTGTAATCGTAATTATTGGTGCGATGATGATAGGTCCATATAATAAATTGGTTGGTTTAGATGAAGATACAGATAAAGCATTATCTAATATCGACAATCAACTTCAAAGACGTGTGGATTTAATCCCTAACTTAGTTAATACAGTAAAAGGTTATACAAAACACGAAGAAGATGTTTTTAAACAAGTATCAGAAGCACGTAGTAAATTAGCTGGTGCAAATACACCGAAGGAAAAAGCAGAAGCAAATGATGAAGTGAATTCTTCATTAAGCAGATTGCTCGCAATCAGTGAAAAATATCCTGATTTAAAAGCAGATAAACAGTTCACTGGATTACGTGATGAATTAGCTGGTACTGAAAATAGAATTGCTGTTTCAAGAAAAGATTATAATGATTCTGTAAATGAATATAACCAAGCCATCCGACACTTCCCAACAACAATCGTTGCTAAAATTTTCGGATTTGATAAGAAAGAATACTTTAAAGCTGATAAAGGTGCCGAAAAAGCTCCAAAAGTAGATTTCGGTACTGATTCATCTCAATGA
- a CDS encoding TrkH family potassium uptake protein, giving the protein MDFLKKPLSVYLLLFLTTTLIGAFLLYLPITGKQPTPFIDAFFVASSAFTVTGLSTVDITSQFNWLGDLIIMLLIQIGGLGIVTITTLTLIIANRRISLHDRRLIMVTWNVAEPGGMVRFIRQLVIYSFTSELIGMLLLSLSFIPRYGFGKGIYISLFTSVSAFNNAGFALFSNNMIGFNNDPVINIVIPILIILGGLGPLIMLDLLKTRRLSKLKLHTKVVMSTTLVLIVGGTILYYILEFNNTLKPYHVWGQIGTAFFQSVTTRTAGFQSVDLGLIHTPTAILMMVLMFIGGAPFSAAGGIKVTTFIVLIMFVYSALRNENSTVIFHRTIQPKIIGKAVAITTVSGIFVLFITFVVSLLNETTPFIKVIFEVVSAFGTVGLSMDFTTEYHAATKAIIILVMICGKIGVATVLALFIPNKKRLYQYAKGNVYL; this is encoded by the coding sequence GTGGATTTCTTAAAGAAACCTTTATCGGTTTATCTGTTATTATTTTTAACCACAACACTCATCGGAGCATTTTTATTGTATTTGCCTATTACAGGGAAACAACCTACACCCTTTATAGATGCATTTTTTGTTGCTTCTAGCGCGTTTACTGTAACAGGCCTATCTACCGTAGATATAACATCACAATTTAACTGGTTAGGCGATTTAATTATAATGTTACTTATCCAAATCGGCGGTCTTGGAATAGTCACCATTACAACCCTGACTTTAATCATAGCGAATCGAAGAATTTCATTGCATGACCGTCGTTTGATTATGGTGACTTGGAATGTAGCAGAACCTGGCGGCATGGTTCGTTTCATCCGTCAGCTTGTAATTTACAGTTTCACTTCAGAATTGATTGGAATGCTGTTACTTTCTCTTTCGTTTATTCCAAGATATGGATTCGGAAAAGGTATTTACATCAGTTTATTCACATCCGTATCAGCATTTAACAATGCAGGGTTCGCATTATTCTCTAATAATATGATTGGTTTCAATAACGATCCGGTAATTAATATTGTTATCCCGATATTAATCATATTAGGAGGACTGGGTCCTTTAATTATGCTTGATTTACTCAAGACAAGACGATTATCTAAATTAAAATTGCACACTAAAGTAGTAATGTCTACAACGCTTGTATTAATTGTAGGCGGTACTATTTTGTATTACATCTTAGAATTCAACAACACTCTAAAACCTTATCATGTATGGGGTCAAATTGGCACTGCATTTTTTCAATCCGTTACAACAAGAACAGCAGGTTTTCAGTCTGTTGATTTAGGTCTAATTCATACACCTACTGCTATACTGATGATGGTGCTAATGTTTATTGGTGGCGCACCTTTCAGTGCTGCTGGCGGAATCAAAGTCACAACTTTCATAGTGTTGATTATGTTTGTATATAGCGCTTTAAGAAATGAAAACTCCACAGTTATTTTCCATAGAACCATCCAACCTAAAATAATTGGAAAAGCAGTTGCCATTACAACAGTCAGCGGTATATTTGTACTATTTATCACCTTTGTAGTTAGTCTATTAAATGAAACAACACCTTTTATTAAAGTCATTTTTGAGGTTGTTTCAGCATTTGGCACTGTCGGCTTAAGTATGGATTTCACAACAGAATACCATGCTGCAACAAAAGCAATTATCATACTCGTTATGATTTGCGGCAAAATTGGTGTTGCTACAGTATTAGCGCTCTTTATTCCTAATAAAAAACGACTTTACCAATATGCAAAAGGAAATGTTTATCTTTAA
- a CDS encoding ISL3 family transposase: protein MNHFISTTLGIKDKNIEFDTKVEEKEYKGKTCLFYFGKLTYVPEHCENCGFKNTEYSIIKNGMKNSRITIPKVSERQAYLNLKKQRFYCKHCCTHFTAETKIVERHCHISDNTRLAVLQKATEIRSQKSIAESCAVGASTVARMIDKAASQIAQKPFSALPEHLMMDEFKSVKHVSHNMSFIYADAVSHRIVDIVPDRRLAALKTHFYRYSLAERQRVKTVSIDMYEPYMSLINEVFPNAKIIIDRFHIVQSLNRALNMTRVSVMNTFRNNDRPLYNKYKRYWKLLLKPYEQLEMFEYNKVPLFKQWKTTKGIVDFLLDFDDKLLNTHHYVHQLRYALKENDEQLYTSTIQAITMGNIAPKLQISIRTLKNYHDMVLNTLEYSNLTNGPLEGINNKIKLIKRVSFGYRNFTNLRNRIILCTRLFSSNPKKEIKQLKAA from the coding sequence ATGAATCATTTTATATCAACTACACTGGGAATTAAAGATAAAAATATAGAATTCGATACTAAGGTTGAAGAAAAAGAGTATAAAGGAAAAACGTGTCTATTCTACTTTGGAAAATTGACGTACGTTCCTGAGCACTGTGAAAACTGCGGCTTTAAAAATACCGAGTACTCCATTATAAAAAATGGAATGAAGAATTCCCGTATTACGATACCTAAGGTATCTGAAAGACAAGCCTATTTGAACCTGAAGAAGCAGCGTTTTTACTGTAAGCACTGCTGTACGCACTTCACTGCTGAAACAAAAATAGTTGAGAGACATTGCCATATTTCGGATAATACCCGTTTAGCTGTTTTGCAGAAAGCTACCGAAATCCGTTCTCAAAAATCAATTGCTGAATCGTGTGCTGTCGGGGCTTCTACAGTTGCTCGGATGATAGATAAAGCTGCTTCTCAGATTGCTCAAAAGCCGTTCAGCGCTTTGCCTGAACATTTAATGATGGATGAATTCAAAAGTGTCAAACATGTCAGCCATAATATGAGTTTTATTTATGCTGATGCTGTGTCCCATCGTATCGTAGATATTGTTCCCGATCGCAGATTGGCAGCTCTGAAAACGCACTTTTATCGTTATTCACTAGCTGAAAGACAACGTGTGAAGACGGTATCTATCGATATGTACGAACCTTATATGTCTTTGATCAACGAAGTATTCCCTAATGCCAAAATTATTATAGACCGATTCCATATTGTACAATCATTGAATCGTGCTTTGAATATGACTCGTGTCAGTGTTATGAATACTTTCCGAAATAACGACAGACCGCTTTACAATAAATATAAGCGTTACTGGAAACTGCTTTTGAAACCTTATGAACAATTGGAGATGTTCGAATATAATAAAGTTCCTCTGTTCAAACAATGGAAAACCACCAAAGGAATTGTAGATTTCTTATTGGATTTTGATGATAAATTGTTAAACACGCATCACTATGTCCATCAGCTGCGTTACGCTTTAAAAGAAAATGATGAACAGTTATATACATCAACCATACAGGCAATAACCATGGGAAACATTGCCCCCAAACTTCAAATTTCCATCAGAACACTTAAAAATTATCATGACATGGTACTGAATACTTTGGAATATTCGAATCTGACCAACGGTCCGCTCGAAGGTATTAATAATAAGATCAAACTGATAAAAAGGGTTTCTTTCGGTTATAGAAACTTCACTAATTTGCGCAATCGTATTATTTTATGTACGAGACTTTTTTCCTCGAATCCTAAAAAAGAGATTAAGCAGCTAAAAGCTGCTTAA
- a CDS encoding cold-shock protein has product MNNGTVKWFNAEKGFGFIERENGDDVFVHFSAIQGDGYKTLEEGQSVDFDIVEGDRGEQAANVVKMS; this is encoded by the coding sequence ATGAATAACGGTACAGTTAAATGGTTTAACGCAGAAAAAGGTTTTGGATTTATCGAAAGAGAAAATGGTGACGATGTATTCGTACACTTCTCAGCAATCCAAGGCGACGGCTACAAAACTTTAGAAGAAGGCCAAAGCGTAGACTTCGACATCGTTGAAGGCGATCGTGGTGAACAAGCAGCTAACGTTGTAAAAATGTCATAA
- a CDS encoding superantigen-like protein SSL12, producing the protein MKKQIIKKAILSTSITLMGLGAVSSFNSDTSLSSNIHAAQFQGQNQANELKNYYSQTPEIFSNKKLTQVAEGSDKGKIYVDIQRSWGAFINVAGGESWGNINNLRNKQVDVFGIKDKPTSKYWWAYTEYFTGGVTPAANPSAPVYPINVTVKKNAIVKNSFDIKAFETRKDKITLKELDFQIRKALINNNNLYNNGQNKGTVQITTKDNKVFTFDLSKKLENERANIYVDGKNIATIVADIKIG; encoded by the coding sequence ATGAAAAAACAAATTATCAAAAAAGCAATTTTATCAACAAGCATTACACTTATGGGACTTGGAGCTGTCAGCTCTTTCAATTCGGATACATCACTTTCTTCAAATATACATGCAGCCCAATTCCAAGGTCAAAACCAAGCTAACGAATTAAAAAATTATTATTCACAAACTCCAGAAATATTCTCAAATAAGAAATTAACACAAGTTGCAGAAGGCTCTGATAAAGGTAAAATTTACGTAGATATTCAAAGATCATGGGGAGCTTTTATCAATGTAGCAGGTGGTGAAAGCTGGGGGAATATTAATAACTTACGTAACAAACAAGTTGATGTTTTTGGTATTAAAGATAAACCAACTTCTAAATACTGGTGGGCTTATACTGAATACTTCACAGGCGGTGTCACTCCAGCTGCTAATCCTAGTGCACCGGTTTATCCAATCAATGTGACAGTAAAGAAAAATGCGATAGTTAAAAATTCTTTTGATATTAAAGCATTTGAAACTCGAAAAGACAAAATCACTTTGAAAGAGTTGGATTTCCAAATTCGTAAAGCTTTAATTAACAACAACAACTTATATAACAACGGTCAAAATAAAGGCACTGTTCAAATCACAACAAAAGATAACAAAGTATTTACTTTTGATTTGAGTAAAAAACTAGAAAACGAACGAGCAAATATTTACGTAGATGGTAAAAACATAGCTACTATCGTTGCTGATATTAAAATAGGTTAA